The nucleotide window AAACAGTCCAGCCCTGGCGTGCTGGCGCAAAAAAGTAACCAGCAAACGCCCAAACCAGAGACGAGAGGATAATGTTCTTTAAACCCGACTAACGGTCAATGTAGTTGTCGTCCACAATCAATGTAGTTGACGTCGATCACAGGCCGTCAAGACGCCGAAACGCGAGATTGATCTGATTAGGGATCGTTTGAAGAGATTGAAGGAGATGTTGCGATGAAAGACGAAAGGCTGGAAGTGACGCGGGGGAGCGGGAATATATTCCGCGATGTGGGTCACCAGAACGCGGACGCGGAGCAACTCAAGGCCATCCTGGCTGCTGAAATCATCAAGGCGCTCGGTCGAGACGGCTTGAGCGTGCGGGAGGCGCACGATCGCACGGGGATTGCCGCGGCCGATTTCTCGCGCATCCGCCATGCGGACCTGGGGCGGTTCACCATTGATCGCCTCATGTCGATCATCAACCGCCTGGGGTCACGCATCGAGATGAAAGTTCGGGTGCGGAGGGCTGA belongs to Terriglobia bacterium and includes:
- a CDS encoding helix-turn-helix domain-containing protein, with the translated sequence MKDERLEVTRGSGNIFRDVGHQNADAEQLKAILAAEIIKALGRDGLSVREAHDRTGIAAADFSRIRHADLGRFTIDRLMSIINRLGSRIEMKVRVRRAETCAREARV